A region of Nitrospinota bacterium DNA encodes the following proteins:
- a CDS encoding AAA family ATPase, translating to MMASVDIQAVNEMVKEKSLFVDRLLGEVERVIVGQRGMIEGMLTALLCDGHILLEGVPGLAKTMSIQTLARAIQLGFKRIQFTPDLLPADLTGAEIYNVREASFTIRKGPLFTNIILADEINRAPAKVQSALLEAMQERQVTIGSETFRLPEPFIVLATQNPIEQEGTYALPEAQVDRFMLKILVDYPTKEDELMIVKRNTTGLMPEVTPVISHGEILAAKKAIEQIYMDEKIIQYIINVVSATRRPADYGLDMAHLIEYGASPRASIYLAKLARAYAFLNHRGYVLPDDVKKAGPAVLRHRVIPTYEADAENVTPDDIVSKIFNTVEVP from the coding sequence GTGATGGCAAGCGTTGATATTCAGGCCGTCAACGAGATGGTTAAGGAAAAATCCCTGTTCGTTGACAGGTTGTTGGGCGAGGTGGAACGGGTCATTGTGGGCCAGCGGGGCATGATTGAGGGAATGCTCACGGCCCTTCTGTGCGACGGGCATATCCTGCTGGAAGGGGTGCCGGGGCTCGCCAAGACCATGTCCATCCAGACGCTGGCCCGCGCCATACAGCTTGGGTTTAAAAGAATACAGTTCACGCCGGACCTTTTGCCGGCGGACCTGACCGGGGCCGAGATCTACAACGTCCGGGAGGCATCCTTCACCATACGAAAAGGTCCGCTGTTCACCAATATAATCCTGGCCGACGAGATAAACCGCGCCCCCGCCAAGGTGCAAAGCGCCTTGCTGGAGGCCATGCAGGAGCGGCAGGTCACCATCGGCTCGGAAACCTTCCGCCTGCCGGAGCCTTTCATTGTGCTGGCCACGCAAAACCCCATCGAGCAGGAGGGCACCTACGCCCTGCCCGAGGCGCAGGTGGACCGGTTCATGCTCAAGATACTGGTGGACTACCCCACCAAGGAAGACGAGCTGATGATAGTCAAACGCAACACCACCGGGCTTATGCCGGAGGTGACCCCGGTGATAAGCCACGGCGAGATTCTGGCGGCCAAGAAGGCCATCGAGCAGATATACATGGACGAGAAGATAATCCAGTACATCATAAACGTTGTCAGCGCCACCCGCCGCCCGGCGGATTATGGGCTGGACATGGCCCATCTCATCGAATACGGCGCTTCCCCCAGGGCTTCCATATACCTGGCCAAGCTGGCCCGGGCCTACGCATTTTTGAACCACCGGGGGTACGTCTTGCCTGACGACGTGAAGAAAGCGGGGCCCGCCGTTCTGCGCCACCGGGTTATCCCCACTTACGAGGCGGATGCGGAGAACGTGACGCCGGACGATATCGTCTCCAAAATATTCAACACCGTTGAAGTGCCTTAA